The Acidimicrobiia bacterium genome window below encodes:
- a CDS encoding DUF3179 domain-containing protein, translating into MRPRAGTHRHRTGVSFGLALVLASSIAVGVSGPASARDAETPQIVSSPREDVPSALDDPRAPGLPKPLVNPGALRSGGPPPDGIPAIDSPRFERAADVDWLDKREPVIAVELDGESRAYPVRILVWHEIVNDTLDGVPVAVTYCPLCNTAIAFDRRVGGRVVDFGTSGLLYRSDLVMYDRQTESLWVQFEGRAVAGVLTGTTLSTFPVATVAWRDWRRANPDGLVLTTDTGFDRAYGTNPYVGYDNAGNRPFLYDGNIDARLRPMTRVVGIDDGASGTAVTYDTLRTRHVVDVTTNHGPLTVWWSAGTASALDTDSVSSGRDVGAVGVFDPVVDGTQLTFRWRRGRGFVDRETGSEWDGFGRATSGALAGRALAPSTHLDTFWFAWAAFNPRTTIFGRSK; encoded by the coding sequence ATGCGGCCGCGTGCGGGTACCCACCGGCACCGGACCGGCGTGTCGTTCGGCCTGGCCCTCGTGCTTGCATCCTCGATCGCGGTCGGCGTATCGGGGCCGGCGTCGGCCCGCGACGCCGAGACGCCGCAGATCGTGTCGAGCCCCCGCGAGGACGTGCCGTCCGCGCTCGACGACCCGAGGGCGCCCGGTCTCCCGAAGCCGTTGGTCAACCCGGGCGCGCTGCGATCCGGCGGTCCCCCGCCCGATGGGATCCCCGCGATCGACTCACCGCGGTTCGAGCGGGCCGCCGACGTCGACTGGCTCGACAAGCGCGAACCCGTGATCGCAGTCGAACTCGACGGCGAGTCCCGTGCCTACCCGGTGCGGATCCTCGTGTGGCACGAGATCGTGAACGACACGCTCGACGGAGTCCCGGTCGCGGTCACGTACTGCCCGTTGTGCAACACCGCGATCGCGTTCGATCGACGCGTCGGCGGCCGAGTCGTCGACTTCGGGACCTCCGGTCTGTTGTATCGCTCCGACCTGGTGATGTACGACCGGCAGACCGAATCGCTGTGGGTACAGTTCGAAGGACGAGCGGTCGCGGGTGTCCTGACCGGTACGACACTGTCGACATTCCCCGTGGCAACGGTCGCGTGGCGCGACTGGCGCCGTGCGAACCCCGACGGTCTCGTCCTCACGACCGACACAGGATTCGATCGGGCGTACGGCACCAACCCGTACGTCGGCTACGACAACGCCGGCAACCGGCCGTTCCTCTACGACGGGAACATCGACGCTCGCCTCCGCCCGATGACTCGCGTTGTCGGCATCGACGATGGCGCGTCCGGAACCGCGGTCACCTACGACACGCTCCGCACGCGACACGTGGTCGACGTCACCACCAACCACGGCCCGCTCACGGTCTGGTGGAGCGCGGGAACTGCCTCCGCGCTCGACACCGATTCGGTCAGCTCCGGGCGAGACGTCGGCGCAGTCGGCGTCTTCGACCCCGTGGTCGACGGGACGCAGCTCACGTTCCGGTGGAGGCGCGGTCGCGGCTTCGTCGACCGTGAAACCGGTTCGGAATGGGATGGGTTCGGGCGCGCCACCTCGGGTGCGCTCGCGGGCCGTGCGCTCGCGCCGAGCACGCACCTGGACACGTTCTGGTTCGCGTGGGCCGCGTTCAACCCTCGGACGACGATCTTCGGTCGGTCGAAGTAA
- a CDS encoding TlpA disulfide reductase family protein, protein MAKKSRGARKHAGPRVPKSPDVAEPRPARRPSATAPKGRPTISARERKSDAARASSRRRRRTRFGLAAAAVAIVAAVAVLAVSSADNTTGVTSPQRFDLPHLQGDGRVKLADYRGTPVVVNFFASWCSACDSELPGFSTVSKQLKGTVQFIGVDSLETGDPLYMPRRHHILWWPLARDIRGAQKSGLHDELGGGNSMPLTAFYDKNGKLIEVERAALPESTLREKLHTFYGVDV, encoded by the coding sequence ATGGCGAAGAAATCACGCGGAGCACGGAAACATGCAGGTCCGCGCGTCCCGAAGTCTCCCGACGTCGCCGAGCCTCGACCGGCCCGTCGGCCGAGCGCGACCGCGCCCAAGGGCCGGCCCACGATCTCGGCTCGGGAACGCAAGTCAGACGCGGCGCGCGCGAGTTCCCGGCGACGCCGCCGAACCCGCTTCGGCCTCGCCGCGGCTGCGGTCGCGATCGTCGCCGCGGTCGCGGTGCTGGCGGTGTCGAGCGCCGACAACACCACCGGCGTCACGTCTCCTCAACGGTTTGATCTCCCGCACCTCCAAGGCGACGGCCGCGTGAAGCTCGCGGACTATCGGGGAACTCCCGTCGTCGTCAACTTCTTCGCGTCATGGTGTAGCGCCTGCGACTCCGAGCTTCCCGGCTTCTCCACCGTGTCGAAGCAACTCAAGGGAACGGTGCAGTTCATCGGTGTCGACTCGCTCGAGACCGGCGACCCCCTCTACATGCCGAGACGCCACCACATCCTGTGGTGGCCGTTGGCGCGCGACATCCGCGGAGCCCAGAAGAGCGGACTGCACGACGAGCTCGGAGGCGGCAACAGCATGCCCCTCACCGCCTTCTACGACAAGAACGGCAAACTCATCGAAGTCGAACGCGCGGCACTCCCCGAATCCACACTGCGCGAGAAGCTCCACACGTTCTACGGCGTCGACGTCTAG